The following are from one region of the Nicotiana tomentosiformis chromosome 7, ASM39032v3, whole genome shotgun sequence genome:
- the LOC104105268 gene encoding probable xyloglucan endotransglucosylase/hydrolase protein 32 translates to MSIFFLPFLLFLIVLPSTNAGYWPPSPGYYPSSKFKSMSFYQGFKNLWGPNHQNVDNNGINIWLDRNSGSGFKSIKPFRSGYFGASIKLQPGYTAGVITAFYLSNNEAHPGYHDEVDIEFLGTTFGKPYTLQTNVYIRGSGDGKIIGREMKFHLWFDPTKDFHHYAILWSPREIIFLVDDVPIRRYARKSIATFPLRPMWLYGSIWDASSWATEDGKYKADYRYQPFYGKFTNFKASGCTAYSSRWCHPVSASPSRSGRLTRQQRQAMNWVHSHYLAYDYCRDSKRDHSLTPECWR, encoded by the exons ATGTCAATCTTTTTCCTCCCTTTTCTTCTCTTCCTCATTGTTCTCCCTTCTACAAATGCTGGTTATTGGCCACCTTCTCCTGGCTATTATCCAAGTTCCAAGTTTAAGTCCATGAGTTTCTATCAAGGTTTTAAAAACCTTTGGGGTCCTAATCATCAAAATGTAGATAATAATGGCATTAATATTTGGCTTGATAGAAATTCAG GAAGTGGATTCAAGTCAATTAAACCATTTCGATCCGGGTATTTTGGTGCTTCTATTAAACTTCAACCTGGTTACACTGCTGGTGTTATTACAGCTTTCTAC CTTTCAAATAATGAAGCCCATCCAGGGTACCATGATGAAGTGGACATAGAATTTCTTGGAACAACATTTGGGAAGCCTTACACATTGCAAACCAATGTTTATATTAGAGGAAGTGGAGATGGTAAAATTATAGGAAGAGAAATGAAGTTTCATTTGTGGTTTGATCCAACAAAGGATTTTCATCACTATGCTATTTTGTGGAGTCCTAGAGAGATCAT ATTTCTTGTGGATGATGTGCCAATAAGGAGGTATGCTAGGAAGAGTATTGCAACATTTCCACTAAGGCCAATGTGGTTATATGGATCAATATGGGATGCATCTTCTTGGGCAACTGAGGATGGAAAATACAAAGCCGATTATAGGTACCAACCATTCTACGGAAAATTCACGAATTTTAAGGCAAGCGGTTGCACCGCCTATTCATCGCGATGGTGCCACCCTGTGTCCGCTTCGCCATCCCGGTCCGGACGCCTTACCAGGCAACAACGTCAAGCCATGAATTGGGTTCATAGTCACTACTTGGCCTATGACTATTGTCGAGACTCCAAAAGAGACCATTCCCTTACACCGGAATGTTGGCGTTAA